The following proteins are co-located in the Echinicola sp. 20G genome:
- a CDS encoding histone H1 produces MSKFSELKALVDSLESDFTKFYDQGNKAAGTRVRNGMQSLKTMAQEIRTEVQEIKNKEK; encoded by the coding sequence ATGAGTAAATTTTCAGAATTAAAAGCACTCGTGGATTCTTTGGAGTCCGATTTCACCAAGTTTTATGATCAGGGCAACAAGGCTGCCGGAACCAGGGTCAGAAATGGCATGCAGTCCTTAAAGACCATGGCCCAGGAGATCCGTACCGAAGTACAGGAAATCAAGAACAAGGAGAAATAG
- a CDS encoding SOS response-associated peptidase — MCYNVNQEFSEEEAKALEEEYGVDAKYISRGSSPHVHRYLLKGFAHPKLIVLADSEPSKLQEFNWGLIPFWTKTSEQADDIAKKTLNAKSETIFKLPSFRSPIKKKRCLIPVAGFYEWMDHKGKKYPHYIYPKVRPFFSLGGIWEEWTDKETGEIRNTASIITTAANPIMAKIHNSKKRMPLILQDDIALDWISPELKEEDIAALMSPYDQKKMAFHTISKLITSRNENPNVEEVMEPVEYPELSEELYV, encoded by the coding sequence ATGTGTTACAATGTCAACCAGGAATTCAGTGAGGAAGAGGCCAAAGCTCTGGAAGAGGAATATGGAGTGGATGCCAAATACATCAGTAGAGGGAGTTCCCCACATGTCCATCGGTACCTGCTCAAGGGCTTTGCCCACCCCAAGCTCATTGTGCTGGCAGATAGCGAGCCATCAAAGTTGCAGGAATTCAACTGGGGGCTGATCCCATTCTGGACCAAAACCTCCGAACAGGCCGATGACATAGCCAAGAAAACCCTCAATGCCAAATCCGAAACCATCTTCAAACTGCCTTCTTTCAGGAGCCCGATCAAGAAAAAGCGGTGCCTGATCCCTGTTGCCGGTTTTTATGAATGGATGGACCATAAGGGCAAGAAATACCCCCATTATATTTATCCAAAGGTCAGGCCCTTCTTTTCGTTGGGAGGCATTTGGGAAGAATGGACTGACAAGGAGACCGGAGAGATCAGGAATACCGCCTCGATCATTACCACTGCGGCCAATCCCATCATGGCCAAGATCCACAACAGCAAAAAACGCATGCCCCTGATCCTTCAGGATGACATCGCGCTGGACTGGATTTCTCCCGAACTCAAGGAAGAGGATATCGCCGCATTGATGAGTCCCTATGACCAGAAAAAAATGGCCTTCCATACCATCAGTAAGCTGATCACTTCCAGAAATGAAAATCCCAATGTAGAAGAGGTGATGGAACCTGTGGAATACCCTGAACTAAGTGAAGAGCTATATGTATAA
- a CDS encoding ArdC family protein: MKRSKRNSGKDVYQIVNERIMASLEKGTIPWKRPWSIMGLPKNYLSGKVYKGINLWLLLSCSYGNPYYLTFKQAESLGGKVRKGTKSIPVVYWNFVFKHKETGKKLTEQEARKLPKGLVDRRAFLKYYNVFNISDVEGVDWKLPETSSKPSFKPIKACEDILKNAPDLPEIKYGEAQAYYYPAKDYINMPAKELFKSEGHYYQTLFHELVHSTGHQKRLDRKELWDTNGNDESSYSREELTAEMGASYLSNLCGIWEEAQQENSSAYIQHWLGQLKKDKRLLVESAAKAQKAVDYLTNRTD, encoded by the coding sequence CCGGAAAAGATGTTTACCAGATCGTCAATGAAAGGATCATGGCCAGTTTGGAAAAGGGAACTATCCCTTGGAAGAGGCCTTGGTCTATTATGGGACTGCCCAAGAATTACCTGTCAGGAAAAGTGTATAAAGGGATCAACCTTTGGCTCCTACTAAGCTGTAGCTATGGCAACCCCTATTACCTGACCTTCAAGCAAGCGGAAAGTCTGGGAGGAAAGGTAAGAAAGGGTACCAAGTCCATTCCAGTAGTATATTGGAACTTTGTCTTTAAACATAAGGAAACTGGAAAAAAACTTACTGAACAGGAAGCCAGAAAATTGCCCAAAGGACTGGTAGACAGACGGGCCTTTCTTAAATATTATAATGTGTTCAATATCTCCGATGTGGAAGGGGTGGATTGGAAACTTCCTGAAACGAGTTCCAAACCGTCTTTCAAGCCGATCAAAGCTTGTGAGGATATATTGAAAAATGCCCCTGATCTTCCGGAGATTAAATATGGTGAGGCACAGGCCTATTATTATCCTGCAAAAGACTATATCAACATGCCTGCTAAAGAGCTGTTCAAAAGTGAAGGACACTATTACCAAACGCTCTTCCACGAATTGGTGCATTCGACTGGCCATCAGAAAAGATTGGATCGTAAAGAGCTATGGGACACAAACGGAAATGATGAAAGTTCCTACAGTAGGGAAGAACTGACCGCAGAGATGGGCGCCAGCTATTTGAGCAATCTATGCGGGATATGGGAAGAAGCGCAACAGGAAAATTCATCAGCCTACATTCAGCATTGGTTGGGACAGCTGAAAAAGGACAAACGCCTATTGGTGGAATCAGCTGCCAAAGCCCAGAAAGCGGTGGATTACCTGACCAACAGAACGGATTAA